The sequence GCACCAAACAAAATCAGCGCCTTCTCCGCTGGTCGTTGCTTCAAGTGATACACCGCATCAACCGCTTCCGGCTGCGCCACACTCGCTGCAAAGCCATACACCGTATCTGTTGGTATAATTACCGGATTGCCACTGCGCAATTCGGTAATCAAACTTTCTACACTACGCGTCAGCATCTGCATCACCAATTAGTTCAATATTATTATAAACAAACAACATCCGATCCTTGCCGTTTATATCCTTTAACACGCGAATAATTGCATCAGGAAAGTGCTCACTTGCAACCGCAACCAAACGCTCAGCCTGATCAAAACCAATCTCAAATGCCAGCACACTACGTTCCTTCAACAAACTGCTTGCCGTCGATAAAATCTGCTTGTAAAAACGCAAGCCATCATTACCACCAAACAAAGCAACATGCGGCTCATTTTCTTTTACCAGCGAATCAACCGTTTCTTCGTCAGGAATATATGGTGGATTCGACAACAAAATATCAAACTTCAACCCCGCTTCAATAAACGGCGTCGTCATATCACCAAGCAAAAATTCAACACCCGGTGCAAACTCCGCGGCATTCCGCTTCGCTACCGCCACCGCGGCCTCACTAATATCGCTCGCCCACATGTGCACTCGCGGTTCCTCCGCCGCTACGCTCACGGCAATAGCTCCGCTGCCGGTACCGACATCAACAACATCCAAAGCTTGATAATCTTCAAAGTAATCATCAATTGTTTCCAGAACCTTATAAACTAATTCCTCGGTTTCTGGGCGAGGAATTAGCACATCTTCATTCACAATCAAATTGCGCCCACAAAAATACTCAAACCCGACAATATATTGCACCGGCTCATGATTCACAACAAAACGATTCAGCATTGCCGTAAACGTTTGATAATCGCTATCACTCATCTCAGTATCCAAATCAGCCCACAGCTGGTAACTCTCAATCTGCAAAATATCCATCAAAAGAATTCTTGCAATATGCTCATCACCATTTACCGTCGCCAATTGCTTTTTTGCCTCACTTAATACCTCACGTATCAGCATACCTTCACCTCTAAAAAAATGATAAAGCGTCGGGCTCGGTCGCAGCCAGCCGCTTTTCTAAGTTTCATCACCAAAACGCGGTTGTTTAGGGATGGTTTTATATTCCTTTGGCTCAACAAAGCGCCAAGTAAAATTATATGGATCAATATCATCGCGTTTTATTACTGCCTTCATGGTACTGCGATTAAAATCATGAAAATAAAATCTGAACTCTTCCCATGGTTCAGTAATTTTTTCCTTAGCGCCAATACACACATAAAAAGCGGTTGCATAATCCTGCTCCAAATAGTTAATAAAATTTAAACTCTCAGCAGTCAGTATCCGCCCGGCACGCCCCTCTTGGTTCTCCAAGAGCGCCAGCTGATCTGACCAAATCAGCTCGCCGCGGTATTTATGCTGCGCGGTCTTGATGACCACATCAACCCGCTTTAAATTAATCCCGCGATACTTCACATACAGTGACGAACGGAAAAAATAACCAGTCACATATGGATTAGGCAGTACATCTTCGGTAATCGGATCGCGGTAAACCGTATCATCACCGGTCAAATCCAATTGCCGGTAGTTACCAATTAACTCCAAAAATATTTTTGATTTTCTTATATAGGTTTTATATAAAAAATCAATGCCGCCTTTTAATATGCCAACTACGATTGATGTTAACAATGCCGAGGCAACCGCTACCCCGAGAACTGTCGCCAAAATATCTTCCGGCGTCTGCAAGAACTGTTCCAACCAACTCATATTGCTTCCTCCTCATATTGACAGAAAAACTGCTCCAAGATAACTTAAAGCAGTCTGTTTCATAAGCATTTCTATCTTGATATTCTACCAATTTTTATGCATTATTTGTTAATTTCTCTTTTAATTCCTGACCTTGCAAGGCATCAATAATATCATCAAGTTTACCTTCCATAACGCGATCAAGTTGTTGCAAGGTAAAACCGATTCGATGATCAGTCACCCGGTTTTGCGGGTAATTATAAGTACGGATTTTTTCTGAACGATCACCGCTACCTAATTTTGACTGCCGTTCTGCGGCTGCTTTTGCTTGCTGCTCTTGCAATTGTAAATCATACAATTTTGCCTTCAATACTTTCATTGCCTGGTCTTTATTCTCATGCTGAGAACGACCATCCTGACAAGTAACAACTAATCCAGTAGCTAAATGGGTAATCCGCACAGCTGAGTCGGTTGTATTAACCGACTGTCCACCGGCACCACCAGAACGATATACATCAACTTTGATATCATTATCTTTAATTTCAATCTCAATTGAATCATCAACTTCCGGCATAACTAAAACCGTTGCCGTTGAAGTATGAATCCGTCCTTGTGATTCCGTTGCTGGAACCCGTTGCACCCGGTGCGAACCAGATTCGAATTTCAATTTTGAATAAGCACCCTTACCTTTTACTAAAAACGAAACCTGAGCAAAACCACCGGCTTCCGACTCATTCATATCTAAAGGTTCAACTTTGTACCCTTGACTCTCAGCATATTTAACATACATCCGGTACAAATCCCCAGCAAAAATATTCGCTTCATCACCACCGGCTGCACCACGAACCTCAATAATTACATTTCGCTCATCATTTGGATCTTTTGGAACAAGCAACATCTGAAGCTTTTCTTCGATAACTTCCTTTTGTTCCTCCTGATCTTTCAATTCGGCTTTGGCCATCTGACGAAGTTCTTCATCAGATTCGTTTTCAAGGATCTCTTTAGCCTCATCAATTTCAGCTAAAACACCTTTATATACCATAAACTCCTCATAAATCGGAGCCAAATCTGAATGCTCTTTTGAATAAGTGCGAAGTTTATTCGGATCACTTAGTACTTCAGCATCACTTAATAATTCACTTAATTGGTTGTATCTTGCCTCAACGCTATCTAAACGGTCACGCATATAACAACTTCACCTTACCTTTCTAAAAAATCAGCTCTTGGTTTATCCGGCACCTCATGACATGCATGACAACGTGCCTCATAGCTTTCAGTTGCCGCAACTAATACAATCGGATCATTATAGCTTGCCGGCTGGCCATCAATAATACGCTGAGTTCTCGTTGCAGCGGCACCGCATTTCATACAAATTGCAGTTAACTTAGTAACAAACTCAGCCTTTGCCAACAACGCCCCCATAATACCAAAAGGTTCACCACGAAAATCCATGTCCAGACCGCTGACAATAACCCGAACACCATTAGCAGTTAAGTAATCAATGATTGGAATAATTTCCTCATCAAAAAATTGCACTTCATCAATAGCGACAGCATCAACATCATCCGGAAGATAATTTAAAATTTCTCGTGCCTCACTGATAATAACCGCCTCAATCTTGCTGCCATTGTGTGAAACAACTTCAATCTCACTGTACCGATTATCAATTTTCGGACGGAAAACAACAAACTTCCACTTAGCGTACTGTAACCGTGTAACCCGACGAATTAATTCCTCAGTCTTACCGGCAAACATACCGCCGCAAATGACTTCAAGCCATCCCTCTGCATGCATATCAAACTGCATAATTCAATTTCTCCTTCTTACCAATACCAAAATATTGTTCTTAAAATAATTTGACCACCAATACCAATAATGAACATCATCACTAACGGTGAAAAATCAATCTCATACTTCTTTGCAAACGTCACCTTAAGTCGCAAAACCAATGTCCACACATAAATTTTTGCCAGCAACTTTCCGGGCTTGGTTTCCAAAGCATCATGAGCCCAATTATATATTGCAAAATACATCAATAAACCAATGTTGTACATCGTTATCGCAAATCCGATCAACGAGTACAGCGGCCATAATGTAGCACCAATTCCAAACATTATGCTTCCTCTTTTTGATAAGCCTCTTCATAACGAGCAAACCATTCCGGGAATAAACGGCGGAATGAAATTGGTTTGAAAGATTCTTTATTTACACAAATAGTTACAATAATTGCTGTCAAACAAACCTCATCAGCTTGATTAACAACTTCCTGCGCATAAGTAACTCCTAAAGAGCTCAATTTGTGAATACGAGTACGCACTCGCACCACATCGCCATACTTAGTAGGACGTTTATATTTCATCTCAACAGAAACAATCGGCGAAATAATTCCCGCTGCTTCCATATCAACATAACTTAACCCTAAATCTTTAACAAATTCAGCGCGTCCAACCTCTAACCATGCTAAATAATTAGCGTGATAAACGACACCCATCTGATCTGTTTCCGCATAGCGAACCTCGATTTCTTTCTCTGCAATGTGCATATAATCGCCTACCTTTCATCTTTTCTATTATACATGATTTATTGGTAAAAATATAGTCAAAAGAAAATGGTTATCAGCAGATAAACTGCTGATAACCATCGGTCTTTTAAAACTATTCTTGTTCTTCTGATTTAATGCCATATTTTTTATTGAATCGTTCCACACGTCCATCAGCAGCAACAAAGCGTTGACGTCCTGTATAGAATGGATGGCAGTTTGAACAAGTATCTACACGAATTTCATCTAAAACTGAACCAGTTTCAAATTCATTCCCACAAGATGTACAAGTTACTTGTACTTTTTTATAATTTGGGTGAATACCTTTTTTCATAACTCATTTCTCTCCTTCCGCCCTAAATGCTTATTATCATCTAGAGTAAGTTCCTTATATATTATAGCAATAACAATCCTATAAAGCAACAGAAATATATGAAAATCGATACTAAAATTATAATATGCCGGTAAGTACACCAACAATCGCTACTGCCAGTAAAATAAGCAGTACCATCGTTGCTGAAACCTTCTTCATTGAGATTAACCACCAACAGAACATAACTGCCGCAAGTCCCAATAATCCAGGGAAAAACGAATCAATAGTTGCTTGCAACTGAATTAATTCTTCACCATTTGGAATAGCCAATGGCGTTACTACACTAACAAACATTGCTGCCAATCCGCCAACTACTACTAACCCAAGTACATTGAGTGCACTACGGATAGCCTCTGAATTATCTCCAAGCAAACTATCAATTGCGGTAACACCCATTTTGTAACCACGCATATATAAAAAGTATGAAAGACTGCCAACAATACCTAAGAAGGCAATAACATAAAAGACAATTCCCAACGGACTACCACTTGTTGATAGCCCCATCCCAATTGATAATAAAATCGGAATCAGAATCCCCTGCAGAATTGAATCACCAATTCCCGCTACTGGTCCCATTAAACTGGTCTTAATACTCAGCATTACTTCATCGTCAATCTCTGCTCCATTAGCACGTTCTTCTTCCATTGAAGCAATAATTCCATTTACAACACTACCAACTTGTGGCTCAGTGTTATAAAAAGCCGAGTGCCGCACTAAGGCTTTTTTCTTTTCCTCAGGATCATCTTTATATAATTTATCAACAACCGGAGTCATCGACTGAGCAAACCCATGGGCTTCAAGTTTCTCAAAACTCATTGAAGACAGGTGAAACATCGCCCATGAAAGCCAACCTTTACGTAAATCTTTTTTCGTTAACTTCGCCATACTAAATCACCTCATCTTCTTCCAATTGTGGCGCGCCGCCTCGCTTACTCTCAATCAAGAAAATAAAGTAAGCAATCACCGCCGCTACAATTGTCAATGCAATCATATTTTTCACTGCAAACACTATAAAAACAAATCCTGCCAAGAAAAAGACAAGTTGCCATTTGTTTTTCAAAACCAAATTAAGCAGTAAGGCAATTCCTAATGCCGGTAATAAGCCACCAAGTACATTCATAATACTGATTACTTGTACCGGAATAATAGCTAACGCTTGGGTAACAAAAGCTTCACCAAAGTAAATTGCTAAAGCGATTGGTACAACCCGAAGCAAGAAGTTAATTGCCTGCGGCCAAACCGCATTATTCATAAAAATCCCTCTTGCGTCGCCACGCTCTGCTGCTCGCATCGCCCGATCATTCCAAAATGAATTCTCAACCATCATAAAGTTATGTAAAATCAACCCTAATGCACCAATAGCAATAGATAAAGTAACCACAACCCCAACATCAGCACCAGCCAACATACCTAAAGCAATCCCGCCGTATGCTGCATAAGTAATCTCAGAATTCTGAGTCCCGCCGGTAGAAATTGTTGCAATGAAAGCTGCCTGAACTGCAACCCCCATAATAATTCCGGTCGTAATATCACCCAGAATAATACCAATAATCAACCCGGCAACTAAAGGCCGTCCAATAACATAATAGCCACCGGTAACACCAAGCAACCATGGCGATGAAACTGATCCAAGATAACAGAAAACACCGATTAACACTGCCTGCATTAATAAAAACCAATCCATACACATATACCTCCTTTTTTATTTAGAAAGAACTATTTTACTTCTCTAATTTTACTCCAAGTCGTCGCACTCTCATCAGGAATCAACTGAAACGTAATTGCCACCCCATGATTATGCAAAAACTCAAATGCCTCAGCCTCTTCATCAGTAATCGACACATTCTTGGCAACCTGTTTCGTCTCACTGCGACTGCTCATCGGACCAACATTCAACTCATGGCCAAAATCACCGCCAGCCTCAATCAGCTTCTTCAACGTAATCGGTGAATTCACAATCAAAAAGTAACTATTCTTAGCTGCAAGTGCCTTTGCAATTTTTTCAACACCCTCACTAATTGTATAAACCCCGACTTTAACACCCGGAGGCGCCGCGTGTTCAAGTATCTTCTTTTGCAGCGGATCATGAGCTGCTTTTTCATCCACAACTAAAATCCCATTGCATGGCTTATACTTTGCCCAGCGAGTTACTACCTGACCATGAATGATTCGGTCATCTATACGTACAAATGATATAGGCATATACACTCCTCCTTAAAAATCTAAAACTTCAATATTCGCCTGCCCGCATTCAACGGCAAACTTTGCTAACTCCGCGACCGCCATACTGCCGCTAGCCAATACCGTCTCCAAATACATCGGCAAATTTAACCCAGCCACTAACTTCATCTGCTCTGCAGCCTCATGTGTCAAAATATACCGAAAACTCTCATTATATGGCGTACCGCCTTTTAAGTCACAAAGAATCAGCACCTCACTATACTGCTCGCTCATTTGCTGGAGTTTATCGTTCAACTGAACGACAAACTCCTCGATACCGCTCGCCGTCAGTGACACTACTTCAACATTGCTTTGTGCTCCGGCAATCATCGTTCCGGAATCAATAATTCCTTCGGCAAATTTTCCGTGACTTGTCACTAAAATTCCAAGCATACACATTCTCCTTACTGAATACGTGCGCGTAAGATAGCAACCTGCTCACTCTCACCAATATTTCGTATTCTGAATTTTTTCACTTGCGCTGGGATAATAAATGTTTCAGCATAATGCACTTCGTATGGCTCGAATGCATGTTCTACACTCTCAACCACTACCTTATCACCAGCCACCAGATTCAACATATTAACGGTCTTTTCTGAATTGTCATAATCAACAAATTCAGTAAACCAATCCCGCTCAGTTCTTATTTGTTCAGTTTTATATAATCCGGTTTTTTCCTTTTTATGATGCTCAGTATCGACTAGAACTTCAAAATTATTCACTAGATTATCTTCAACCCATTGTTGCGAACGATTCCAATTAATAACCTTCTTACCATGATCAAGATGCACAGGTCTTGGTTTACCATCCATGCCAAGACGACCCCAATCCCATAATTTAAAAGTAAAAATATATGCACACAGACTGATTTCAAGAACCATTGCATCAGTACCGGAACAATGAATTGTCCCTGATGGAATCAAGAAATGATCATGTTTTTTAGCCGCAAATGTAGTAATATACTTATCTGCATCAAAAGCAACATCACCATTTTGAGCTTCATATAAATCATTCACCAAAGCTTCTGAATCAACACCATCCTTCACACCAAGGTAAACCAAAGCACCATCCTTGGCATCAAGCATATAATAGCTTTCTTCCTGTGTATAATCCATACCAAAATGCTTTTTGATATACTCCTTATCCGGATGCACCTGCAAACTTAAATTCTGCCCGCCAATTGTATCAAGGAAGTCAAAGCGAATTGGTAACTCCGCACCGAAGCGACTAAAAACTAATTCTCCCAGCAACGACATCGGATACTTCAGAACCGCATTAATTGCCGGCGTCTCGATACGCACCCCACCAAAATCCAACAACAAGCTGTTTTCTTCAGCAACACCATCGAAAGCCCATGCAAAATTTTCTCGACTCTGATCCAAGCCTAAATGCTCTTTCATCCATTGTCCGCCCCAGACACCCGGGTCAAAATATGGCACTAGTCGGAACGGCCCCTGCAATAATTGCTCTAAACCTGAACAATAATCTGACCACTTCAACATTTTCGGTTCATTCAAAGTATTATCATCAATATAAAAGTCAATCGTATCAAAAAGCTCAACCTTTAACCGATCGGCAGCCCGCCAATCTAAGAAGAAACCACGCTTGTACTTACGTAAAATATCTTCATCAAAATTAGTATCATTCCAGTTGCCTTGCTCCAAAGAACGCATCCGCTGCTGGATTTCCCAACGTGCCACATCAACATATGCGGTAATATCTGCCTTAGCAGCTAAACTCGCTCCGGTTCCAAAGACTATGGTTAAACCGCTTGATATTGCGTCAACGCTTTGCCGCAATAGTTGAAGTTTATCTTTATCATAATAGTCTTCAATAGTAATAGCAGCCATTCTCCCAAAAACCCGGTCATCAGTAATCAACATACTAAACTTTTCTTGGATCTCTCCGCCGCTTAAAGCGAAGTTATCAGCAAAAATAATATTGGCATCAGGTAAATATTGTTTTATTGCATCTGCCAGTTCTGCGAACCGTGCCCCAGGATAAAGCTCAATAGCAATTATTGGCTTCTCTTTATGTAATTCTTTCGCTGCATTCGCTAAAGCTAAAAGAATCTCCTTATATCCTGTCCAAGTCGTAAAATCACCCTTTACTCTTGTTGTAGGAAAATGATTATATGTCGTATGATTTACACTCAATTACGACGCCTCCTTTCATTTGTGATTTAATCATAATGAAAAAAAGCGCTTTCTTCAAGAAAATAGCAGAATAGCGAAAAGCATTTTCGCTCTAAGAAAAAAATCACTTCGAAAAGTGATTTTTACTCCATATTATTATTTTTCTTATTCTTAAAATACGGTCTTGTACGAGTAATTTTTGACACAACAATATCATCAAACGTACTTGCATAAACCGAATAAATGATATCCATTAAATGCATCATTTCAATACGCGAAGCAGCAGCAACATAACCCTCAGGATATTCAATCTGTGCTACTGCTATACTGCAATCAGCTACCCGGGCTAACGTATTATCATTCTCAGAAGTGAACGATATCGTATATGCTCCTAGTTGTTTAGCTATCTCTAATGCAGCAATGACTTCTTTAGTCTCACCACTATAAGAAATACCAACTGCCACAGAATCAGCTGTAGATTGCTGTGCTTGCGAAATTTGTATATGCGAATCAGCAAATGCGCTGGTATTTTTACCTGAACGCAAAAAACGATATGAAAAATCTTGTGCCACTAAATTAGATATTCCACAACCATAAAAATCAATACGACTGGCAGTAAAAAATATATTAGCAAGTTCAACAACAACTTCCGGATCAAGAAATTGTGCGCTTCTAATCATTCCATTAACCGTTAAATTAGTAATAACCTCG comes from Culicoidibacter larvae and encodes:
- the prmC gene encoding peptide chain release factor N(5)-glutamine methyltransferase, with amino-acid sequence MLIREVLSEAKKQLATVNGDEHIARILLMDILQIESYQLWADLDTEMSDSDYQTFTAMLNRFVVNHEPVQYIVGFEYFCGRNLIVNEDVLIPRPETEELVYKVLETIDDYFEDYQALDVVDVGTGSGAIAVSVAAEEPRVHMWASDISEAAVAVAKRNAAEFAPGVEFLLGDMTTPFIEAGLKFDILLSNPPYIPDEETVDSLVKENEPHVALFGGNDGLRFYKQILSTASSLLKERSVLAFEIGFDQAERLVAVASEHFPDAIIRVLKDINGKDRMLFVYNNIELIGDADADA
- the prfA gene encoding peptide chain release factor 1 → MRDRLDSVEARYNQLSELLSDAEVLSDPNKLRTYSKEHSDLAPIYEEFMVYKGVLAEIDEAKEILENESDEELRQMAKAELKDQEEQKEVIEEKLQMLLVPKDPNDERNVIIEVRGAAGGDEANIFAGDLYRMYVKYAESQGYKVEPLDMNESEAGGFAQVSFLVKGKGAYSKLKFESGSHRVQRVPATESQGRIHTSTATVLVMPEVDDSIEIEIKDNDIKVDVYRSGGAGGQSVNTTDSAVRITHLATGLVVTCQDGRSQHENKDQAMKVLKAKLYDLQLQEQQAKAAAERQSKLGSGDRSEKIRTYNYPQNRVTDHRIGFTLQQLDRVMEGKLDDIIDALQGQELKEKLTNNA
- a CDS encoding thymidine kinase gives rise to the protein MQFDMHAEGWLEVICGGMFAGKTEELIRRVTRLQYAKWKFVVFRPKIDNRYSEIEVVSHNGSKIEAVIISEAREILNYLPDDVDAVAIDEVQFFDEEIIPIIDYLTANGVRVIVSGLDMDFRGEPFGIMGALLAKAEFVTKLTAICMKCGAAATRTQRIIDGQPASYNDPIVLVAATESYEARCHACHEVPDKPRADFLER
- a CDS encoding acyl-CoA thioesterase is translated as MHIAEKEIEVRYAETDQMGVVYHANYLAWLEVGRAEFVKDLGLSYVDMEAAGIISPIVSVEMKYKRPTKYGDVVRVRTRIHKLSSLGVTYAQEVVNQADEVCLTAIIVTICVNKESFKPISFRRLFPEWFARYEEAYQKEEA
- the rpmE gene encoding 50S ribosomal protein L31 encodes the protein MKKGIHPNYKKVQVTCTSCGNEFETGSVLDEIRVDTCSNCHPFYTGRQRFVAADGRVERFNKKYGIKSEEQE
- a CDS encoding PTS system mannose/fructose/sorbose family transporter subunit IID, with the translated sequence MAKLTKKDLRKGWLSWAMFHLSSMSFEKLEAHGFAQSMTPVVDKLYKDDPEEKKKALVRHSAFYNTEPQVGSVVNGIIASMEEERANGAEIDDEVMLSIKTSLMGPVAGIGDSILQGILIPILLSIGMGLSTSGSPLGIVFYVIAFLGIVGSLSYFLYMRGYKMGVTAIDSLLGDNSEAIRSALNVLGLVVVGGLAAMFVSVVTPLAIPNGEELIQLQATIDSFFPGLLGLAAVMFCWWLISMKKVSATMVLLILLAVAIVGVLTGIL
- a CDS encoding PTS sugar transporter subunit IIC; amino-acid sequence: MDWFLLMQAVLIGVFCYLGSVSSPWLLGVTGGYYVIGRPLVAGLIIGIILGDITTGIIMGVAVQAAFIATISTGGTQNSEITYAAYGGIALGMLAGADVGVVVTLSIAIGALGLILHNFMMVENSFWNDRAMRAAERGDARGIFMNNAVWPQAINFLLRVVPIALAIYFGEAFVTQALAIIPVQVISIMNVLGGLLPALGIALLLNLVLKNKWQLVFFLAGFVFIVFAVKNMIALTIVAAVIAYFIFLIESKRGGAPQLEEDEVI
- a CDS encoding PTS system mannose/fructose/N-acetylgalactosamine-transporter subunit IIB; translated protein: MPISFVRIDDRIIHGQVVTRWAKYKPCNGILVVDEKAAHDPLQKKILEHAAPPGVKVGVYTISEGVEKIAKALAAKNSYFLIVNSPITLKKLIEAGGDFGHELNVGPMSSRSETKQVAKNVSITDEEAEAFEFLHNHGVAITFQLIPDESATTWSKIREVK
- a CDS encoding PTS sugar transporter subunit IIA: MLGILVTSHGKFAEGIIDSGTMIAGAQSNVEVVSLTASGIEEFVVQLNDKLQQMSEQYSEVLILCDLKGGTPYNESFRYILTHEAAEQMKLVAGLNLPMYLETVLASGSMAVAELAKFAVECGQANIEVLDF
- a CDS encoding class I mannose-6-phosphate isomerase, whose product is MSVNHTTYNHFPTTRVKGDFTTWTGYKEILLALANAAKELHKEKPIIAIELYPGARFAELADAIKQYLPDANIIFADNFALSGGEIQEKFSMLITDDRVFGRMAAITIEDYYDKDKLQLLRQSVDAISSGLTIVFGTGASLAAKADITAYVDVARWEIQQRMRSLEQGNWNDTNFDEDILRKYKRGFFLDWRAADRLKVELFDTIDFYIDDNTLNEPKMLKWSDYCSGLEQLLQGPFRLVPYFDPGVWGGQWMKEHLGLDQSRENFAWAFDGVAEENSLLLDFGGVRIETPAINAVLKYPMSLLGELVFSRFGAELPIRFDFLDTIGGQNLSLQVHPDKEYIKKHFGMDYTQEESYYMLDAKDGALVYLGVKDGVDSEALVNDLYEAQNGDVAFDADKYITTFAAKKHDHFLIPSGTIHCSGTDAMVLEISLCAYIFTFKLWDWGRLGMDGKPRPVHLDHGKKVINWNRSQQWVEDNLVNNFEVLVDTEHHKKEKTGLYKTEQIRTERDWFTEFVDYDNSEKTVNMLNLVAGDKVVVESVEHAFEPYEVHYAETFIIPAQVKKFRIRNIGESEQVAILRARIQ
- a CDS encoding MurR/RpiR family transcriptional regulator gives rise to the protein MKSGIIQLQALTKESASSYQDIAKFIINNKDAVKAMHITQLAEACYTSPATIVRMCKKLGYNGFTDFKQDFIINMHKWAFDEEEVYERGYIYPNKAAVEISEVITNLTVNGMIRSAQFLDPEVVVELANIFFTASRIDFYGCGISNLVAQDFSYRFLRSGKNTSAFADSHIQISQAQQSTADSVAVGISYSGETKEVIAALEIAKQLGAYTISFTSENDNTLARVADCSIAVAQIEYPEGYVAAASRIEMMHLMDIIYSVYASTFDDIVVSKITRTRPYFKNKKNNNME